In a single window of the Acetivibrio clariflavus DSM 19732 genome:
- a CDS encoding AAA family ATPase — protein MKLYLIAGTNSDSLKQALEKNNIDVIRCEASLSKALDFLSRNYLEYDTLLLTDQGVIEDYVNFKNLLEKSKQLINRRSNFRFITKDIQLEKIFNQVFENDLRFSVYFTDQIKIPVSLLVEFCLSSNTDSETEDTASVPVEDTVILKKSKSLFDKFKSGLKKDEDGQNRKLLSSTKDFEKTISVIRDLKRIVAITGHRGVGVTGTVANIASVASDSGLSVMVIDLDTVYRGINLFFSKFGDETEVNSELSYSLIRCLMNPESFDVNSCKINKNLSVIALGYSVSSKERIAEALQYKRVVSLISLLKHEYDLVLMDIPLEVFKTLPDLITQIDTIGLCVNNSLYSVINTVRGLEESILKDSLLFAAKSRVIISKYNESNRYKGKKFTPEFTCEILTHLSGISKGEYKGAGIIPYSKDYDLQTGGGDRISNTNRVYRDYCLEILKNLI, from the coding sequence ATGAAACTGTATTTGATAGCAGGCACTAATTCCGATTCTCTGAAACAGGCATTGGAGAAAAATAATATTGACGTAATCAGGTGTGAAGCATCCCTTTCAAAAGCTCTCGATTTTCTTTCCCGAAATTATCTCGAGTATGATACATTGCTTCTGACCGACCAGGGTGTAATTGAAGATTACGTGAATTTCAAAAATCTCCTGGAAAAAAGTAAACAATTGATAAACCGCAGGTCAAATTTTAGATTCATTACAAAAGATATTCAATTGGAGAAAATTTTTAATCAGGTTTTTGAAAACGATTTACGATTCAGTGTTTATTTCACTGATCAGATAAAAATACCGGTATCTTTGCTTGTGGAATTTTGTCTTTCAAGCAATACAGACAGCGAAACAGAAGATACTGCAAGTGTCCCGGTGGAGGATACTGTAATACTGAAAAAATCAAAATCATTATTTGATAAATTTAAATCCGGACTAAAAAAAGATGAAGATGGTCAAAACAGAAAGCTATTAAGTTCAACAAAGGATTTTGAAAAAACAATATCTGTAATAAGGGACTTGAAAAGAATTGTGGCAATTACCGGACACAGAGGTGTGGGAGTTACCGGTACGGTTGCCAATATTGCCTCGGTGGCAAGTGACAGTGGGCTTTCTGTTATGGTTATTGATTTGGATACAGTTTATAGGGGAATCAATTTATTTTTTTCAAAGTTTGGTGATGAGACGGAAGTTAACTCCGAATTAAGCTATTCACTTATCCGGTGCCTTATGAATCCGGAATCTTTTGATGTAAACTCATGTAAAATAAATAAGAATTTATCGGTTATTGCTTTGGGATATTCTGTTTCAAGCAAGGAAAGAATTGCTGAAGCTTTGCAATATAAAAGGGTTGTGAGTCTTATTAGCCTCCTTAAGCATGAATATGATCTGGTTTTAATGGATATTCCCCTGGAAGTGTTTAAAACTTTACCCGACTTAATTACACAGATTGACACCATTGGTCTTTGCGTAAATAACAGTCTGTATTCGGTTATAAATACTGTCAGAGGCCTGGAAGAGAGTATATTAAAGGATTCTTTACTTTTTGCAGCAAAGAGCAGGGTTATAATTTCAAAATACAATGAGAGCAACAGGTATAAAGGTAAAAAATTTACTCCTGAGTTTACCTGCGAAATATTGACTCACCTGAGCGGAATATCCAAAGGAGAATATAAAGGTGCCGGAATAATTCCTTATTCAAAGGATTATGACTTGCAGACAGGAGGCGGTGACAGAATTAGCAATACCAATAGGGTATATAGAGATTACTGCCTTGAAATATTGAAAAATCTTATTTGA
- a CDS encoding PilZ domain-containing protein, with product MAPKSIFNSFFANSSIKKLLSKNSIVKLKHFEYDEHFEAKVETVEDEEIKITIDDIIDRERFNVNDKVVLSFVKSNKVFWADGEIISIKFRSPVEITLIIKDVKKRDDMRKRSRYLVSLSGIIKNEADDTGKAIIVRDLSFEGLRVDCSSEFEVDSKVYISINLDKRQRCSFKGRVVRKANLGKTFEYGIQICNILRENNIVLYDYINKLENAMV from the coding sequence ATGGCGCCAAAGTCCATCTTTAACTCTTTTTTCGCAAACTCCAGTATAAAAAAATTACTGAGTAAAAATAGTATCGTTAAGCTCAAACACTTTGAATATGATGAGCATTTTGAAGCTAAAGTCGAGACTGTGGAGGATGAGGAAATAAAGATAACCATAGACGATATTATTGACAGGGAAAGGTTCAATGTGAACGATAAGGTTGTATTAAGTTTTGTAAAATCCAATAAGGTTTTTTGGGCTGATGGAGAGATTATTTCTATTAAGTTCCGTTCACCGGTGGAGATTACTTTGATAATAAAGGATGTTAAAAAACGTGATGACATGAGAAAGCGAAGTCGTTATCTCGTCAGCCTTTCGGGGATAATCAAGAATGAAGCTGATGATACGGGAAAAGCAATTATAGTCAGAGATTTGAGTTTTGAAGGTCTTAGAGTTGATTGCTCCAGTGAATTTGAGGTTGATAGCAAAGTTTATATCAGTATAAATTTAGACAAACGGCAAAGATGCAGTTTTAAGGGCAGGGTAGTAAGAAAGGCTAATTTGGGAAAGACTTTTGAATACGGTATACAGATATGCAATATTTTAAGAGAAAACAATATTGTGTTATACGATTATATAAATAAACTTGAGAACGCTATGGTTTAA
- a CDS encoding peptidylprolyl isomerase: MDSRVLAKIGNREITTEDIRFFLRNVDPRITSQYNSPDGLKQLVSQLTEQELFYLDAIDNGLDKETEFLAELERVKANLLKQYALSKLINSVTVNEVEMKKYYNENKEDFVEPESIKASHILVKDEETANKIIAELENGKKFEDAAREYSLCPSKENGGDLGFFPRGRMVPEFEVAAFALEKGEFTKTPVKTKFGYHIIKLTGRRETMELTFSEAEERVRAALLNKKQQEEYYKKVEELKQKYEIKLFI, from the coding sequence ATGGATAGTAGAGTTCTTGCAAAAATAGGAAACAGGGAGATTACCACAGAGGATATAAGGTTTTTTTTAAGAAATGTGGATCCCAGAATAACTTCCCAATATAACAGTCCTGACGGGTTAAAGCAACTCGTATCCCAGTTAACGGAACAGGAGCTGTTTTATTTGGACGCAATTGATAATGGGCTTGACAAAGAAACGGAATTCCTTGCAGAATTGGAAAGAGTCAAAGCAAATCTGTTAAAACAATATGCCTTAAGCAAATTAATCAACTCAGTTACTGTAAATGAAGTGGAAATGAAAAAATATTACAACGAAAACAAAGAAGATTTTGTTGAACCTGAATCTATTAAAGCAAGTCACATTTTAGTAAAAGATGAAGAAACCGCAAACAAAATTATTGCTGAACTGGAAAATGGCAAAAAGTTTGAAGATGCTGCCAGGGAATATTCCCTCTGCCCTTCAAAAGAGAATGGAGGAGACTTGGGTTTCTTCCCCAGAGGCAGAATGGTTCCCGAATTCGAAGTTGCAGCCTTCGCTTTGGAAAAAGGCGAATTTACCAAAACTCCTGTTAAAACAAAGTTCGGCTATCATATTATAAAGTTGACCGGAAGAAGAGAGACAATGGAATTAACCTTCAGTGAAGCTGAAGAAAGAGTCAGAGCAGCACTTTTGAATAAAAAACAGCAGGAAGAATACTATAAAAAAGTAGAAGAACTTAAGCAAAAATATGAAATTAAGCTTTTTATATAG
- a CDS encoding nucleoid-associated protein: MAIEIKKAVIHVLDKGADEPLLNEFELEINDDIQVFLEKHIIKSMNDDDARKGRFKDGLNIVKEVSYRILSEDDYFLEGSKEIARQLFKAIKTNSSISSTDLIVCLYEDESLPAVAILKMDYTVSFIHDIEMVENKFKINIRKQDISLPGVNQRIQKCAFVLSPVLDNDYELVILDNQISKGAEEPVAMFFLNTFLGAELVLDSKACTKILKKETEKWVRDKIKEGEPFAEEVRELVNTAIHEEDEIDIEAFSNRIFGKKEELRDEFVNNLREKGLTHEKFEVDREWVEKRLRKIRLKTDDNIEIVIDYELFGNKDKFEIINNPDGTKTVIIKNISSINHN, encoded by the coding sequence TTGGCTATAGAGATAAAAAAAGCTGTTATCCATGTACTTGACAAAGGAGCCGACGAGCCTTTATTGAATGAGTTTGAATTGGAGATAAATGATGATATTCAAGTGTTTTTGGAAAAACATATTATAAAGTCTATGAACGATGATGATGCCAGGAAAGGGAGATTTAAAGACGGCCTTAACATTGTTAAGGAAGTTTCTTATAGGATTTTATCCGAGGACGATTATTTCCTCGAAGGTTCTAAGGAGATAGCAAGGCAACTTTTTAAGGCAATAAAGACAAACAGCAGTATATCTTCTACAGATTTAATTGTGTGTCTTTACGAAGATGAAAGTCTTCCGGCAGTAGCAATCCTAAAGATGGATTATACCGTGTCCTTTATTCATGATATTGAAATGGTGGAAAACAAATTCAAGATTAATATAAGAAAACAGGATATAAGTCTTCCGGGAGTCAATCAGAGAATACAGAAATGTGCCTTTGTTCTGTCTCCGGTGCTTGATAATGACTATGAGCTTGTTATTCTTGACAATCAAATATCTAAAGGTGCAGAAGAGCCTGTAGCTATGTTTTTTCTCAACACCTTTCTGGGGGCAGAGCTAGTACTTGACAGCAAAGCCTGTACAAAAATACTGAAGAAGGAAACTGAAAAATGGGTACGGGATAAAATAAAAGAAGGAGAGCCTTTTGCAGAAGAAGTAAGAGAATTGGTAAATACTGCAATTCACGAGGAAGATGAAATTGATATAGAGGCTTTTTCTAACAGGATATTTGGCAAAAAAGAAGAACTTCGTGACGAATTTGTTAACAATTTGCGCGAAAAAGGCCTTACCCATGAAAAATTTGAAGTGGATAGGGAATGGGTTGAAAAAAGGCTCAGAAAAATCAGACTGAAAACCGATGACAACATAGAGATTGTGATAGACTATGAACTGTTTGGAAATAAAGATAAGTTTGAAATAATCAACAATCCTGACGGAACAAAAACTGTAATTATTAAGAATATATCAAGCATAAATCACAATTGA
- a CDS encoding ATP-dependent Clp protease ATP-binding subunit, translating into MMMCSICKENIAVVFITKILDGKQTQEGLCFSCARKQGIQPIKQIIEQTGISEEEMEDLNKQMGSFFEELDINNLGSMVTEPGSGSSNPFLNFFNKTLFKNNEASGSKDSESKDTSDDSSLKEDREGKNNTRTKTHDKKPPKKKKYLDTYGTNLNEKAKEGKIDRVIGRDKEIDRVIQILNRRNKNNPVLIGEPGVGKTAIAEGLAVRIVEKKVPAKLFNTEVYQLDLTSIVAGTQFRGQFESRMKGIIEEAKHFGNIIIVIDELHNIMGAGEAEGAMNAGNILKPALAKGEIQVIGATTLNEYRKHIEKDSALERRFQPVMVDEPSVEETIEILKGIKDYYESYHRVKIPDEVIRAAVIMSERYITDRFLPDKAIDVIDEAGSRANINNVSLLEYDMLKEELKKVQEEKENAISADSIEDYQKAADLKVRECKLIEKINEIEKKNKALELTIDDVAHVIESWTKIPVQRLTEIEAKKLLNLEERLHKRIIGQKHAVSSVAKAIRRNRADFKRKKRPTSFIFVGPTGVGKTELVKALAVELFESEEALIRLDMSEYMEKHTVSKMIGAPPGYVGYDDGGQLTEKVRRKPYSVILLDEIEKAHPDVFNMLLQILEDGRVTDSHGRTVSFENTIIIMTSNAGTSLKAHGIGFANDNYIALENKVNEVLKETFRPEFLNRIDEIIVFNELSRDELKQIVNLMLKEVVEEVENKGIKIEMTEAVQDYILKQGYDQKYGARPLRRTIQKYIEDELVDRYLRGEYKEGSHIIIDADSNGLNFRQKNDLQLESE; encoded by the coding sequence ATGATGATGTGCTCTATATGTAAAGAAAATATAGCAGTAGTATTTATAACAAAGATTTTGGACGGCAAGCAAACCCAGGAAGGTTTATGTTTTTCTTGTGCCAGAAAACAGGGAATTCAGCCCATAAAGCAGATTATTGAGCAGACAGGTATTTCTGAAGAAGAAATGGAAGATTTAAATAAACAGATGGGAAGTTTTTTTGAAGAACTTGATATAAATAATTTAGGCAGTATGGTTACAGAACCGGGTTCGGGCAGTTCAAACCCTTTTCTGAACTTTTTCAATAAAACCTTATTTAAGAACAATGAAGCATCGGGCAGTAAAGACAGTGAATCGAAAGATACATCGGATGACAGTTCATTGAAGGAAGACAGGGAAGGCAAGAATAACACCCGTACCAAAACCCACGATAAGAAGCCGCCAAAGAAGAAAAAATATCTCGACACCTATGGTACAAATCTTAATGAAAAGGCAAAAGAAGGCAAAATTGACAGGGTTATCGGCCGTGACAAGGAAATTGACAGGGTAATTCAAATATTGAACCGGAGGAATAAAAACAACCCCGTTTTGATAGGTGAGCCTGGGGTAGGTAAGACTGCAATAGCTGAAGGATTGGCAGTTAGAATAGTTGAAAAGAAGGTTCCGGCGAAGCTTTTCAATACAGAAGTGTATCAATTGGATTTAACCAGTATAGTTGCGGGCACACAGTTCAGAGGTCAGTTTGAAAGCCGTATGAAGGGGATTATTGAAGAGGCAAAACATTTTGGTAACATAATAATTGTAATAGATGAACTGCACAATATCATGGGCGCCGGTGAAGCAGAAGGTGCCATGAATGCCGGAAATATTTTAAAACCCGCTCTGGCAAAAGGGGAAATACAGGTAATTGGTGCTACTACTCTGAATGAATACCGCAAGCATATAGAAAAGGATTCGGCTTTGGAAAGAAGATTCCAGCCGGTAATGGTCGATGAACCTTCTGTTGAAGAAACCATAGAGATTCTTAAGGGGATTAAGGATTATTATGAAAGCTATCACAGGGTAAAAATACCCGATGAGGTAATCCGGGCAGCAGTTATAATGTCTGAAAGATATATAACTGATCGTTTTCTGCCGGATAAAGCCATAGATGTTATTGATGAAGCAGGCTCGAGGGCAAATATTAACAATGTCAGCCTCTTAGAGTATGACATGCTTAAGGAAGAACTTAAGAAAGTACAGGAAGAAAAGGAAAATGCAATTTCAGCGGATTCCATAGAGGATTATCAGAAAGCCGCAGACCTTAAGGTTAGAGAGTGTAAACTTATAGAAAAGATAAATGAGATAGAGAAAAAGAACAAAGCATTGGAATTGACCATAGATGATGTGGCCCATGTAATTGAATCGTGGACTAAAATTCCGGTTCAAAGGCTTACCGAAATTGAGGCCAAGAAATTGCTGAACCTTGAAGAAAGACTTCATAAGAGGATTATTGGACAGAAGCATGCCGTATCCAGTGTTGCAAAGGCAATAAGACGCAACAGGGCAGACTTTAAGAGAAAGAAAAGGCCAACTTCCTTTATTTTTGTAGGACCTACAGGAGTTGGAAAAACTGAATTGGTCAAAGCCCTTGCCGTTGAGCTTTTTGAGAGTGAAGAAGCTCTGATAAGACTGGATATGTCCGAGTATATGGAGAAACACACTGTTTCAAAAATGATTGGAGCACCTCCGGGGTATGTGGGTTATGACGATGGAGGTCAGCTGACTGAAAAAGTCAGACGTAAGCCCTACTCGGTTATTCTTTTGGATGAAATTGAAAAAGCTCATCCAGACGTATTTAATATGCTCTTACAGATTCTTGAGGATGGCCGGGTAACCGACAGCCACGGAAGAACAGTTAGCTTTGAAAATACAATAATAATTATGACTTCCAATGCCGGTACCAGCCTTAAAGCACATGGAATAGGCTTTGCCAATGACAATTATATTGCTCTTGAAAATAAAGTTAATGAGGTATTGAAGGAAACATTCAGACCGGAGTTTTTAAACCGTATAGATGAAATAATTGTATTTAATGAACTCAGCAGAGATGAATTAAAACAAATAGTCAACTTAATGCTTAAGGAAGTTGTTGAAGAAGTTGAAAATAAAGGAATAAAGATTGAGATGACTGAAGCTGTACAGGATTATATACTGAAGCAGGGATACGACCAGAAATATGGTGCAAGGCCTCTTAGAAGAACAATACAGAAATACATCGAAGATGAATTGGTTGACCGCTATCTTAGAGGAGAATACAAGGAAGGAAGCCATATTATAATTGATGCTGACAGCAACGGATTGAATTTTAGGCAAAAAAACGATTTGCAGCTTGAATCTGAATAA
- the uvrA gene encoding excinuclease ABC subunit UvrA: protein MIQDKIIIKGAREHNLKNVDVEIPRDKLVVITGLSGSGKSSLAFDTIYAEGQRRYMESLSSYARMFLGQMEKPDVDYIEGLSPAISIDQKTTSRNPRSTVGTVTEIYDYLRLLYARIGVPHCHICGKEISQQTVDQMVDSIMAMEEGTKIQLLAPVVRGRKGEYHKLIEDIKKGGYVRIRVDGEIHEVTDEINLDKNKKHNIEIVVDRLIVRPDIRKRLTDSVETVLKLSSGLLIVDVVGKEEMLFSQNFACTDCGISIGEITPRMFSFNNPFGACPTCGGLGYLLKMDPNLVVPDKSLSLAEGAINAAGWNVASGDSYARMCINALARHYNFSVDTPVEKLPPEILDIILYGTKGEKIKMDYEREYGSGSFMAPFEGVINMMERRYKETQSESMKEYYENFMSNDLCPECKGARLKKEALAVTVGNLNIHELCTISVGEARDFFENLNLSERDRLIARQILKEIKARLGFLVDVGLEYLTLARAAGTLSGGEAQRIRLATQIGSGLMGVLYILDEPSIGLHQRDNERLLKTLKKLRDLGNTLIVVEHDEDTMYASDYIIDLGPGAGVHGGEVIAKGTVEEIKNNPNSITGQYLSGRKKIEIPKKRRKPNGKWIEVIGARENNLKNINVKIPLGVLTSVTGVSGSGKSSFVNEILYKRLANELNHAKIKPGEHTAIKGLEYLDKVIDIDQSPIGRTPRSNPATYTGVFDHIREIFANTTEAKMRGYKSGRFSFNVKGGRCEACSGDGIIKIEMHFLPDVYVPCEVCKGKRYNRETLEVRYKDKNIADVLDMTVEDAMEFFKNIPKIYKKLETLYDVGLGYIKLGQPSTTLSGGEAQRVKLATELSKKSTGKTLYILDEPTTGLHIADVHRLIEILQRLVDAGNTVVVIEHNLDVIKVSDYIIDLGPEGGNKGGTVVAEGTPEEIAKVKESYTGQFLKDILKNS from the coding sequence ATGATTCAGGATAAAATTATTATAAAAGGTGCCCGTGAGCATAACTTAAAAAATGTTGATGTGGAAATACCCAGAGATAAGCTGGTGGTTATTACGGGACTGAGCGGTTCCGGAAAATCCTCCCTTGCCTTTGACACCATTTATGCTGAAGGACAAAGGCGCTATATGGAGTCCTTGTCCTCCTATGCAAGAATGTTCTTAGGACAGATGGAGAAACCGGACGTTGATTATATAGAGGGATTATCGCCTGCTATTTCCATAGACCAGAAAACTACCAGCAGGAACCCTCGTTCAACGGTGGGTACGGTTACAGAAATATATGACTATCTAAGGCTTCTGTATGCCAGGATAGGAGTACCCCACTGCCATATCTGCGGAAAGGAAATATCCCAGCAGACAGTTGACCAGATGGTGGACAGCATAATGGCTATGGAGGAAGGTACAAAGATACAGCTTTTGGCTCCTGTGGTCAGAGGCAGAAAGGGCGAATATCACAAGCTGATAGAGGATATAAAAAAGGGTGGATATGTCAGAATCCGTGTAGATGGCGAGATTCATGAGGTTACTGATGAAATAAATCTTGATAAAAACAAAAAGCACAACATTGAAATTGTTGTTGACAGGCTGATAGTAAGACCTGATATAAGAAAGAGGCTTACCGATTCTGTGGAAACTGTTCTCAAATTGAGCAGCGGGTTGCTAATTGTTGACGTGGTTGGCAAGGAAGAGATGTTGTTCAGCCAGAATTTTGCCTGCACTGACTGCGGTATAAGCATTGGTGAAATTACTCCAAGGATGTTTTCCTTCAACAATCCTTTTGGGGCATGCCCTACCTGTGGAGGACTGGGCTACCTGCTTAAGATGGATCCCAATTTGGTTGTACCGGATAAGTCTTTGTCTTTGGCAGAGGGAGCTATTAATGCAGCAGGCTGGAATGTTGCCAGTGGAGACAGCTATGCAAGGATGTGTATAAATGCTCTGGCAAGGCACTATAACTTTAGTGTTGATACCCCGGTGGAAAAACTTCCGCCTGAAATATTGGATATTATTCTTTACGGCACCAAGGGCGAGAAAATAAAGATGGACTATGAAAGGGAATACGGAAGCGGTTCCTTTATGGCTCCCTTTGAAGGTGTCATAAACATGATGGAGAGAAGGTATAAGGAAACCCAGTCGGAAAGTATGAAAGAATACTATGAAAATTTTATGAGCAATGACCTCTGCCCTGAGTGTAAAGGTGCAAGACTTAAAAAGGAAGCGCTTGCCGTTACTGTGGGCAATCTGAATATACACGAATTATGCACCATTTCCGTGGGAGAAGCAAGGGATTTTTTTGAGAATTTAAACCTTTCGGAAAGGGACAGGCTTATTGCAAGGCAGATACTTAAGGAAATCAAGGCGAGATTGGGCTTTTTGGTGGATGTTGGCCTTGAGTATTTGACTTTGGCAAGGGCAGCCGGTACTCTTTCAGGTGGGGAAGCTCAGAGAATCAGACTTGCTACCCAGATTGGATCCGGTCTTATGGGGGTTTTGTATATTTTGGATGAACCTAGTATCGGACTTCATCAGAGAGATAACGAAAGGCTCCTTAAGACTTTGAAAAAATTGCGGGATTTGGGAAATACGCTGATAGTTGTGGAACACGACGAAGATACAATGTATGCCTCCGACTATATCATAGATTTAGGCCCCGGTGCCGGAGTGCACGGCGGGGAAGTTATTGCAAAAGGAACGGTGGAAGAAATAAAAAACAACCCCAATTCAATAACCGGGCAATATTTAAGTGGCAGAAAGAAGATAGAAATACCGAAAAAACGCCGTAAGCCCAATGGAAAGTGGATAGAAGTTATAGGTGCCAGGGAGAACAATTTAAAAAATATAAATGTAAAAATACCTTTAGGAGTCCTAACTTCTGTGACCGGAGTTTCCGGGTCGGGTAAAAGCAGTTTTGTAAACGAGATACTGTATAAAAGGTTGGCAAATGAATTGAATCATGCAAAAATTAAGCCTGGAGAGCATACTGCAATAAAAGGTTTGGAATACCTGGACAAGGTTATTGACATAGATCAGTCTCCGATTGGACGTACTCCAAGGTCGAATCCGGCAACTTATACCGGAGTGTTTGATCACATAAGGGAGATTTTTGCAAATACTACTGAAGCCAAGATGAGAGGCTATAAATCCGGACGATTCAGCTTTAATGTTAAAGGTGGCCGTTGTGAAGCATGCAGCGGTGACGGCATAATAAAGATTGAAATGCATTTTTTACCCGATGTTTATGTTCCATGTGAGGTTTGTAAGGGTAAAAGATATAATAGAGAGACATTAGAAGTCAGGTACAAGGATAAAAATATCGCTGACGTTTTGGATATGACCGTTGAAGATGCTATGGAGTTTTTTAAGAATATACCGAAAATATATAAAAAGCTGGAGACTCTTTATGATGTGGGACTGGGATATATAAAACTTGGACAGCCTTCCACTACCTTGTCGGGAGGAGAAGCACAAAGAGTCAAGCTTGCTACAGAGCTTTCGAAGAAAAGTACAGGAAAGACTTTGTATATTCTTGATGAGCCTACAACCGGGCTTCATATTGCGGATGTTCACAGGCTTATAGAAATACTTCAAAGGCTGGTTGACGCAGGAAATACCGTTGTAGTAATAGAGCACAACCTTGATGTTATAAAAGTATCGGATTATATAATAGATTTAGGTCCTGAGGGTGGAAACAAAGGTGGAACGGTAGTTGCCGAAGGGACACCGGAAGAAATTGCAAAAGTTAAGGAATCCTATACCGGTCAGTTCCTTAAAGATATACTGAAGAACAGTTAA
- the uvrB gene encoding excinuclease ABC subunit UvrB, which produces MPEFKIVSEYKPCGDQPQAIDKLCEGINRGLKGQILLGVTGSGKTFTMANVIERVQKPTLVIAHNKTLAAQLCSEFKEFFPNNLVEYFVSYYDYYQPEAYIPATDTYIEKDSSINDEIDKLRHSATAALFERRDVIIVASVSCIYGLGDPEDYTDLMLSLRKGMQKDRDEIIRKLVEIQYERNEIDFKRGKFRVRGDTLEIFPSSSSEKVIRVEFFGDEIERITEVNYLTGEILGTMSHAAIFPASHYATTRTKMERAIKSIEQELEERLKELKAEGKLLEAQRLEQRTRYDLEMLQEVGFCQGIENYSRHISGRKPGSPPYTLIDYFPDDFLMIIDESHVTIPQIGAMYNGDRSRKQALVDYGFRLPSAFDNRPLKFSEFEEKINQVIFVSATPATYEKAHSQQIVEQIIRPTGLVDPEIVVKPVKGQIDDLIGEINERIKKNERVLVTTLTKKMAEDLTDYLKELDFKVKYLHSDIQTIERMEIIRDLRLGVFDVLIGINLLREGLDLPEVSLIAILDADKEGFLRSETSLIQTIGRAARNVNGKVIMYADTVTESMRKAISETNRRRKIQMEYNEKHGITPQSVKKGIRDVIEITRAAEESADYEIQKTEETLSVSEAQDLIDALMKEMKEAAKDLQFERAAELRDKINELKKKFGL; this is translated from the coding sequence ATGCCGGAGTTTAAGATTGTATCTGAATACAAACCCTGCGGGGACCAACCGCAGGCTATAGATAAATTATGCGAAGGTATTAACCGGGGACTTAAGGGACAAATTCTTTTAGGGGTTACCGGTTCCGGTAAAACCTTTACCATGGCCAATGTAATTGAAAGGGTGCAGAAGCCGACACTTGTAATTGCCCATAATAAAACTCTTGCTGCCCAGCTATGCAGCGAGTTTAAAGAATTTTTCCCCAACAATCTGGTAGAGTACTTTGTCAGTTATTATGACTATTATCAACCGGAAGCATATATTCCGGCTACAGACACCTATATAGAAAAGGATTCTTCCATAAATGACGAGATAGACAAATTGAGGCACTCGGCTACTGCTGCCTTGTTTGAAAGAAGAGATGTAATTATTGTGGCCAGTGTTTCCTGTATTTATGGTTTGGGTGACCCGGAGGACTATACCGACCTTATGCTGTCTTTGAGGAAAGGGATGCAAAAGGATAGGGACGAAATTATCAGAAAACTTGTGGAGATACAATATGAAAGAAATGAGATAGATTTTAAACGCGGTAAGTTCCGAGTAAGAGGGGATACATTGGAAATATTCCCGTCATCATCATCGGAAAAGGTAATAAGGGTGGAATTTTTCGGCGATGAGATAGAGAGGATAACTGAAGTAAATTACCTAACCGGTGAAATATTGGGAACAATGTCCCATGCTGCTATATTCCCCGCTTCCCACTATGCAACAACAAGGACTAAAATGGAAAGGGCTATAAAAAGTATAGAGCAGGAACTGGAAGAACGCTTGAAAGAGCTTAAAGCAGAAGGCAAGCTGCTTGAGGCACAGAGACTTGAGCAGAGAACCCGATATGACCTTGAGATGCTGCAGGAAGTGGGATTTTGCCAGGGAATTGAGAACTATTCAAGGCATATAAGCGGAAGAAAACCGGGAAGTCCTCCTTATACTCTTATAGATTATTTTCCGGATGACTTCCTGATGATAATAGATGAATCCCATGTAACCATTCCCCAAATAGGAGCCATGTATAACGGAGACAGGTCCAGGAAGCAAGCACTGGTAGATTACGGATTCAGACTGCCGTCGGCTTTTGACAACAGGCCGTTAAAGTTTAGCGAGTTTGAAGAAAAAATAAACCAGGTTATATTTGTCAGTGCAACGCCTGCTACCTATGAGAAAGCCCATTCGCAGCAGATAGTTGAACAAATAATAAGACCTACAGGACTTGTTGATCCTGAAATTGTTGTAAAACCCGTTAAGGGACAAATTGACGATTTGATCGGTGAAATAAATGAAAGAATAAAGAAAAATGAGAGGGTTTTGGTTACCACTCTGACCAAGAAGATGGCAGAAGACTTGACAGATTACCTTAAAGAGCTGGATTTTAAAGTCAAGTATCTTCATTCGGACATTCAGACCATTGAGAGAATGGAAATTATACGAGATTTACGACTGGGTGTGTTTGATGTTCTGATAGGAATAAATCTTTTGAGGGAAGGTCTGGATTTGCCCGAGGTTTCATTGATTGCTATATTGGATGCCGATAAGGAAGGATTTTTAAGATCTGAGACTTCACTTATACAGACCATCGGTAGGGCAGCCAGAAATGTTAACGGTAAGGTAATCATGTATGCCGACACCGTTACCGAATCGATGAGAAAGGCTATCAGCGAGACCAATAGAAGAAGAAAGATTCAGATGGAGTATAATGAAAAGCATGGAATTACTCCGCAAAGTGTAAAAAAAGGTATAAGGGATGTAATAGAAATTACAAGAGCTGCTGAGGAAAGTGCGGACTATGAAATACAGAAAACTGAAGAAACTTTAAGTGTCAGTGAGGCTCAAGACCTTATTGATGCTTTAATGAAAGAAATGAAAGAGGCTGCCAAAGATTTGCAGTTTGAAAGGGCTGCCGAACTGAGAGATAAGATTAATGAGTTAAAAAAGAAATTCGGTTTGTAA